GCAGATTTGGCGGCGGGCAGTTACCGCTATCAAGTGAATCTGAGCAATCTGGCAAGTGGAATGTATCTTTATCGCTTGCGCAGCCGTGATTTTGCAGAAACGAAGAAAATGATGCTAATCAAGTAAGTCAAGAGGCAGGCTGAACATATAGCAGAGCAAATTTCAGGTATCGTGTCTCGGGCATAGCAGGTAAGATAGGGTGGTCAGGAGCTTGAGTGCTTTGTTCTAATATCTGAATGCATCGGGCGGCATCTTGCGCAGCCTTTGCAAGCATTTGCACAAACATCTCTTCCGTGAGATGATGAGAACAGGACGCAGTAGCCAAAATGCCGCCCGGTCGCAGTAGCCCCATTGCCAAACGATTGAGCTTGCGGTAGGCGTGCACAGCAGTCTGAAGCGTCTTTTTGGATTTAGTAAGGCTTGGTGGATCTAGGATGATAAGGTCAAACTGTGCCTTTCGCTCAAGTAACTTCGCAAGATAATCAAAAGCGTCAGCCTCAATCGTCTCAAGCTGTGAAAAGCCGTTGCGAGCAGCATTGCATCGAGCGCGTGCAAGGGCATCAGCCGAGCTATCCATAGCGACAACCTCTGCGGCGCCAGCGCGAAGTGCGTTAAGGGCAAAACCTCCGTCGCTGCAAAAGACATCTAAAACGCGCTGATGATAAGCAAACTTGCGAATGCGCTTACGGTTTTCACGCTGGTCCAGAAAGAAGCCAGTTTTGTGTCCTCTGAGCACGTCGACTTGATAAGTGAGGTCTGCATCAAAAATCTCAATTGGGGCATCTACAGTGCCGCTTGCGATGCGCTGGTAGAGCGAAAGCCCCTCCAACTTGCGTAGCTCCGATTCATTGCGAATGACAATCGCTTTTGGAGCAAGAAGCGTCTCTAAGGCTGCACAAATCTCATCAAGACGCTGCTCCATTCCCGCTGAAAAAGTTTGCACTGACAACACATCTGCAAACCTGTCTACAATAAGCCCGGGCAAGCGGTCCGACTCAGCGTGCACCAAGCGATAAGTATTGGTCTCGCTGTCGGGGTAGAGACGTCGGCGAAGTTGCAGCGCTGCTTCAAGGCGTCGCAGAAAAAATGCCTTATCAATTGGCTCATCATGCCAGCTCAGATGGCGGAAAGCAATAAGTGAATGCCGATTGAAAAAGCCAATGCCGAGAAATTGGCGGGAAAATGAGTATAGTGAAACGACTTCACCCGTCTCAATAGCAGGGTCTGCTTCCAAAATCTCGTTGCTAAAAACCCATTGATGTCCTGCAAGCAAGCGGCGTTCTTCGTTTTTTTTGAGGCGGATTTTCTTCATTAGCGGCTGGTGAGCTGCAAGGTATCTTTGACTTTCCAGAGTTGCCACCATGGCGTGTTAGGCGAGTGGTGATGCTCCCAGTGATAGCCAAAAAAGTAGCATGAAAGCATGGCCCAAAAGTGGTGGCGTCGTAGAGTGCGAGCAAAATAAGGCTGCATTGAAGCATCAAAGGGTGGCTTATGCGGAAGGTAAGTGCCGAAGTAGAACAGCTGCAAAACGCCCCAAAAACAAGGCAGCATCCAAAAGAGCCAAATGCGAGACTCTGGAATGTGAAGAAGATGCTCAAAGATGTTGTAGAGCGCTGCCATAGTCAGCACTTGCGACCTAGTCGCATAGCGGAGGATAAATGTCCCGAGCCACACCCAAAAATTTTGTGAGGCAGTGCAGAAATCAGGGTCTTTGTCTGAAGCAGGGTAAGCGTGATGCCGCGCATGCTGCCTCAGAAGTTGACGATACGACATCGCTCCAAAGAGCCAGCACGCCGCAGCCCCTAGGAGATGGTTGAGTCTTCTATGTTGGCTCACAGCCCCGTGCATTGCGTCGTGTGCCGTGATGAAAAGACCTGTTGTAAGATAGCCTTGAAGAGCTAAGTGCAGGTAGCTTTCTGGTGTTTCCCACGAAAGTGAGCTGCCAAAGAGATATGCTAAGTGCGTAAGCCAAAGCAGAATAATGCTCAGTGCAATTGTAACGCCCATGTATCCAGTATAAGGTTTGT
The genomic region above belongs to Chloroherpetonaceae bacterium and contains:
- a CDS encoding class I SAM-dependent rRNA methyltransferase, whose protein sequence is MKKIRLKKNEERRLLAGHQWVFSNEILEADPAIETGEVVSLYSFSRQFLGIGFFNRHSLIAFRHLSWHDEPIDKAFFLRRLEAALQLRRRLYPDSETNTYRLVHAESDRLPGLIVDRFADVLSVQTFSAGMEQRLDEICAALETLLAPKAIVIRNESELRKLEGLSLYQRIASGTVDAPIEIFDADLTYQVDVLRGHKTGFFLDQRENRKRIRKFAYHQRVLDVFCSDGGFALNALRAGAAEVVAMDSSADALARARCNAARNGFSQLETIEADAFDYLAKLLERKAQFDLIILDPPSLTKSKKTLQTAVHAYRKLNRLAMGLLRPGGILATASCSHHLTEEMFVQMLAKAAQDAARCIQILEQSTQAPDHPILPAMPETRYLKFALLYVQPAS
- a CDS encoding fatty acid desaturase, whose product is MGVTIALSIILLWLTHLAYLFGSSLSWETPESYLHLALQGYLTTGLFITAHDAMHGAVSQHRRLNHLLGAAACWLFGAMSYRQLLRQHARHHAYPASDKDPDFCTASQNFWVWLGTFILRYATRSQVLTMAALYNIFEHLLHIPESRIWLFWMLPCFWGVLQLFYFGTYLPHKPPFDASMQPYFARTLRRHHFWAMLSCYFFGYHWEHHHSPNTPWWQLWKVKDTLQLTSR